In the Arachis ipaensis cultivar K30076 chromosome B10, Araip1.1, whole genome shotgun sequence genome, one interval contains:
- the LOC107621051 gene encoding non-structural maintenance of chromosomes element 4 homolog B-like encodes MIYDITKPREQVADAKALLDITKSLVMSMKGHANGGVTSSEFVPHILEEFGGQGGSRMVPSMLKQCRGKLLNVEVGSVGPREVEADIDKNMLTMFNILRKNSVVKLENLILNRNSFAQTVENLFTLSFLVKDERDEIKVNEAGSQLVVSPRNALLANAVHAGDVAFYQIGF; translated from the exons ATGATCTATGATA TTACAAAACCAAGAGAACAAGTGGCTGATGCAAAGGCTCTGTTGGACATAACGAAATCCTTGGTAATGTCTATGAAGGGTCATGCTAACGGTGGAGTCACTTCTTCAGAATTTGTACCGCACATTCTTGAAGAATTTGGAGGACAGGGTGGATCAA GAATGGTCCCATCTATGCTAAAGCAATGCAGAGGAAAGCTGTTAAACGTAGAAGTAGGAAGCGT AGGTCCAAGAGAAGTGGAAGCTGATATAGATAAAAATATGTTAACGATGTTTAACATCTTAAGGAAAAATAGCGTTGTTAAGCTTGAGAATTTGATTTTGAATAGGAACTCCTTCGCTCAAACAGTGGAGAATTTATTCACTTTATCATTCTTAGTCAAAGATGAGCGGGATGAAATAAAAGTGAACGAGGCTGGATCACAATTAGTAGTGT CACCCAGAAATGCCCTTCTTGCAAATGCAGTTCATGCTGGGGATGTTGCTTTCTATCAGATTGGATTTTAA